The following DNA comes from Amycolatopsis albispora.
GTCGGCGGCATCCCGGTGCCGATCAACGTCCTGTACAGCCCCGGGCTCGACTACACCGGCCTCGTCGTTGGCCGCGTCAGCCTCGGCTCACTGCTGTACCGAGCCGCCCTGCACGCGGCCACCGGCGTCGCCAGGTCCATCCGGAACGGCGAGCCGATCCCCGACGGCATCCCCGGCTACCAGGACGTCACCCGGCTCATTCCGTGAGACTGGTGTTCAACGCCTGGTACGTCCGGTTGCTCGCCACCGCCGCCCGCTGCTCGCGGCCCGTCGCCTCGATGTAGTTCTGGCTGGTCGCCAGGCTCGCGTGCCCGAGCAACGCCATGATCTCCGAGGCCGTGGCACCGTCCTCGGCGAGCCGCGTGGCGAAGGTGTGCCGCAGGGCGTGCAGGTTCGCGCCCGTTGGCACCCTGTCCTGCAACCCGGCCGCGCGGTAACAGGACTTCACCAGGTAGTCGAGCGCACCCCGCCCGATCGGCTCGCCCGCGCGGTCCCGCAGCAGGGGAGCCGAGCGCGCGAACCGCTGGTGCGGGAACTTCCGGCGGCACGAGGCCAGGTAGTCGTCGATGATCTTCTCCATCACCGGCTGCACCGGGATCGACCGGTCCCGGCTGCCCTTGCCCTGGACGTGCAGCCGCTTCTCGCCGGAGCGCCCGATCAGCGACTCCACGCTCAGCGACCGCATCTCGGCCGCCCGCAGCCCGGCGACCAGCCCGAGCGCGATCACCAGCACGTCCCGCTCCGGCCACGGGTCACGGCCCTGCTTCACGCCCTCGGTGGCCGCGGCCAGCAGCTTCTCCGGCGTGTCCTCACCACGCAGCGGCTTCGGAACCAGGGGAGGGGTCTTGGGGCGGGCCACCGCGCCCATCGGATTGCCCGGCAGCAGGCCGTCGGACACGCAGAAGGTGAGGAACTGGTTCCAGGTGGACCAGGCCCGCAGCACCGAACTCTTGGCGTGGCTGTCGGCGAACGCGCCGAACGCCGTTCGCAGCGATGTGGTGGTCAGGTCCTCGACACGCAGCTCCTCGACGGCCCGCCCGGCGGCCTCGGCCAGCAGGGAAGTGAGGCCGGCCAGATCCCGGCGGTAGGCCGCGGTGGTGTGCGGCGAATCCTTGCGCGGACGGCGAGCCGCGAAGAAGGCCTGCTGGGCGTCGAGCACTCGCATGTGGATCTTGTACCGCACGGCACCGACAGTTTGCGGCCGGTTGCGGTGCGTTTGATGCATAATGGCGATTATGCATCAAACGGCGATCCGAGCGGGGTTGCCACCCTCCGGGGGACGGCACCGCTCTTGATCGGCTCCTGAGCGCCTTTGCCGCCTCGTTTGCCGGTGTTCGCACGTTGTGCGCACGCCATGACGCGGCTTGCTGGTCGCCTGGGCCTTGGGCTGCCTGGGTGGCTCGTCGGCGCCAGGAACTCGCAGAACTCGCGTATCCCGCCGCCCGCCGACGACCGTTCACTCGACCTCGTTTCGTCACTGTGACGTTTTGAGGTGGTGTCGCCGGACCTTCTCCAGCGGGGGCTAACCCGCCCAGTCGAGCCTGCGGACTCAGCGGCGTCCAGCCAGCAGCGCACGGGGGCGACTCGCCGAGCGACCGGATCCGCGGGGCCGACCTCGCGTGTGCGCGTCGTTTCAACTGTTCAGAGCACCTTCGGAGACCTCCTCTCCAGGCGGCCTGTGCCAGGTTATCCAAACGCCGATAAGCGACATTATGTTAAGTAAACTGTCCCCGGGCGTGGTTCGGCCTCCCCATGATCAGGTGTGGTTCGATGTCCCGGTGATTCCGACCGAAGCCGATCTCGCGGACGCCTTGACCACCGCGGTTCGCGCGGCTGTCACCGACCTGTTCCGCGACAACCCCGGCCACACGTTCTACTACGTCACGCTGACGACGCCCGGTGAGGCGTTCGGTCCGGCGCTGTCGGCGTGGTCGCACGAGGCGCTCGCGCAGCGGCCGGACGCTGGCGAGGTCCGCTACTCCTACGCCGATTCGCCGTTTTCGATCTGGGGTGAGGAACATCTGAAGCCGGTCCGCGACCTGTTCGCCGCCCGGCCGGAGGTGTTCGACATCGCCGACGAAGACGCGTCCGAGGCGGAGTTCGAGCTGCGGCTGCGGGCGATGGAGACGGCGCTGCGCAGGCTGTCCGACGAAGGGCTGTTCGGCGTCGGCGACGCTCGTGCGGGTGTGCTGGTCCTGGTTGAGGTTGTGCCCGGTGACGAGGAGAACGCCGCTCGGGCTCGGCGGCTCAACCCACCCGGTCCGGCGCTGGACGCTTGGCTGGCCGCGTGATGGCCCCCGAACCTCAGCTGGTGGATCCGGCCAATGCCGGGCAATCGACCGCGTGGAACGGTGACCAGGGTGCGTTCTGGGTGGATCGCGCCGACCGCTTCGACGCCGGTGTCGAGGCCTACCGGGAGCCGTTTTTCGCCGCAGCCCAGATCGAGCCCGCGTCCGTGGTGCTCGATGTGGGCTGCGGAACGGGTCAGACGACGCGGGAGGCCGCCCGGTTGGCGACGACGGGCCGGGCGCTCGGAGTCGACCTCTCCTCCCCCATGATCGAACAGGCGCGCGAACGGTCGCGGCAGGTGCCCAACGCCAAGTTCCTCCAGGCCGACGCACAGGTCCATCCGTTCCCGGCGGAGTCGTTCGATCGGGTGATCAGCCGCCACGGTGCGATGTTCTTCGGTGACGCCGCGGCCGCGTTCGCGAATCTGGCGCGTGCGATGCGGCCCGGTGGCCGGTTGGTGTTGCTGACCTGGCAGCCCGCGGCGCGCAACGAGTGGATGAGCACGTTCCGCCGCATCTTCACCGGAGGTGAGGAACCGGCCGCCTCTCCCCCGGATCCGGGCCGGTTGACCGAGCCGGACATGACCCGCGAACTGCTGGAGTCGGCCGGGTTCGCCGATGTGCGGATCACCGGTGTGGAGCGGCCGATGTTCTTCGGGCGGGACGTCGACGACGCGGCGGAGTTCGTCGAGGCGCAGTTCGGCTGGATGGCGCGGGAGCGGCCGGATCTGGCCGAGGTGCGCGCGGAACTCCGGGAGAACATGGCGGCGCACCTGGGTGAGCACGGTGTGCGTTATGCGTCGGCGGCCTGGCTGGTGGAGGCGAGCAGGTAGGCCTGCGGCACCTTCTCCTGGGCGTTGGGTGCGCGGACCAGCTGTGCTTCCACGGCGAAGCCCGCTTCTTCGAGCTGGGTGGCGATGCGCTCGGGGCGCAGGCGGCGGAAGTCGAGGGAGATCTGGTGGCCGAAGCCTTCGCTGTGGTGGACGGTGTCGTCGCCGACCTGGAAGGCGAGCGCGAGGTGGCCGCCGGGCATCAGGACGCGGCGGAATTCGGCGAAGACGGCGGGCAGGTCCTCGGCTCCGATGTGGATGATCGAGTACCAGGCGACGAGTCCGGCGAGTGAGTGGTCGGGCTGGTCGAGCGCGGTCATGCTGCCTTCTTCGAACCGCAGTCCCGGATAGGTTTCGCGCGCCAGCTGCAGCATGGAGGTGGACAGGTCGACGCCGGATACCTTGACCCCCAAGGAATCCAGGTACCAGGTGACCCAGCCTGGGCCGCTGCCGACGTCGAGGACCGGACCGTTGTCACGGGTGAGTTCGGCGAACGCGCCGAGCATGGCGCGGACGAGTGGGATTTCGTGCACGCCTTCGAAGCGTTCGGCGTAGCCGGTGGCGATGGCGTTGTAGCCGTGCCGGGTGTCGGTGAGGTAGGACGGTTCGGTCATGGGGCCGAAGGCTAGCGAAGGGCACCGACAATCACGGTGCCGCCGAGTTCTTCGTTGTGCACCACGCGTGGGTGCAGTCCCCCGGCGGTGAAGGCGGCGGCGGTGACGGGTGCCTGTGCTGCGCCGGTTTCGATCAGCAGGTGGCCGTCGGGGGCGAGCCATTCGGCGGCGGACGCGGTGATGCGGCGGTGGATGTCGACGCCGTCGGGGCCGCCGTCGAGTGCGACGCGGGGTTCGTGGTCGCGGGCTTCGGGCGGCATCATCGCGATGGCGTCGGTGGGCACGTAGGGTGCGTTGACCACGAGCAGGTCGATGCGGCCGCGCAGGTGTGCGGGCAGTGGGGCGAACAGGTCGCCTTCGTGGACCTCTCCCCCGGCCGGTTCGACGTTGCGGCGGGCGCAGCGGACGGCGGCGGGGTCGATGTCGGCGGCGTGCAGCTCGGTCTCCCCCAGTTCGGCGGCCAGTGCGACGCCGACCGCGCCGGAGCCGCAGCAGAGGTCGAGCACGACGTGTCCGCCGAGGGCGGCGGCCTGGTCGACGAGGTGTTCGGTGCGGCGTCGTGGGACGAAGACGCCGGGTTCGACGGTGATGCGGTGGCCGTGGAATTCGGCCCAGCCGAGCAGGTGCTCCAGTGGCAGGCCGGCGACGCGCCGGGTGACGAGGTCGTCGAGTTCGGCCGGGGTGCGGGCGGCTTCGGTGAGCAGGCGGGCTTCGTCCTCGGCGAAGACGCAGCCCGCCTGCCGGAGCCGGGTGATCACGGTGCCCAGCGTGTGCTCAGTGTCCACAGTGGCGTGACGCTACACCGGCGCTCACGGGTGGTTCGCGCGAATATTCGCGGCGGCGAGTTCGACGGTGCGGTTGATGCGGCGTTGCCGGGTTTCGGGGCGTTTGGCGGTGAGGATCCAGGCGAGGATGCGGCGCTGGGAGGACGGCGGGAAGGCCTGGTAGTGGGCGTAGGCGGTGGGTTCGTGGTCGAAGCGGGCCTGGAGGTCGGCGGGGATGATGCCGTTGTCGGCGTCGGCGAGCAGGGTCCAGGTGCCGGTGCGGCGGGCGTGGTCGATGAGGGCCTGGCCGTGGTGGGTCATTTTCCCCTGCTCGATGAGGCGTTCGGCGCGTTCGCGGTTGACGCGGCTCCAAGCGCTGTCCGGGTTGCGCGGGCTGAAGCGCTGGTAGCGGCTGTGGTCGTCGCGTTTGACCGATTTGCTGTCGATCCAGCCGAAGCAGAGTGCTTCTTCGACGGCTTCGGCGTGGCTGAGGCCTGCCGGTCCGCGGTGCAGGACGAGCTGGGCTTCGGTGGCGGTTTCGCAGTTGTTCGCGAGCCAGGCGCGCCAGTGGTTGCGGTCGGTGGCGTGGACGGTGGTCACTGCTCCCCCAGGATGTCGAGGTAGTGCTGGTTGAACATGACGCCGAGCACGTTGCCGAACGGGTCGGTGACCGAGGCGGTGACAAAGCCGGGGCCGCGTTCGGTGATGGGTTGGTACTCGGTGGCGCCGAGGGTGAGGAGGCGGTCGTAGGCGGCCTGGATGTCGTCGACGTGCCAGTAGACGATGGCGCCGCCGGGCTGGGGCTGGCGGGCGCCGGGCGGGGCGTAGGCGGCGTTGACGATGCCGAATTCGTGCTGGTAGTCGCCGATGCGGAACTCGAGGTAGCCGGGCATGCGGTCGAAGTACGGTTCGACGCCGAACAGTTCGGTGTACCAGGCCTTGGCGGCGTCGAGGTCATCGGCGAAGAAGCTGACGTTGGCGAGTCCACGAAGCATTTCGGGGTCCTTCCGGGTTGCTGTTGGGGATGAGTCTGCCGGTCAAAGTGCGCACCTCATGAGCACTTTGTTTGCGAGACTTTCTCCATGCGTGCCGACCGCCTTGTGGCCACCCTGTTGCTGATGCAGTCGCGTGGGCGGGTGACCGCGGCGGAGCTGGCCGGTGAGCTGGAGGTGTCGGTGGCCACGGCGCGGCGTGATCTGGAGGCGTTGTCGGCGGCGGGCGTGCCGGTGTATCCGCAGCCGGGCCGGGGTGGCGGGTGGTCGCTGGTGGGTGGGGCGCGGACCGATCTGAGCGGGCTGACCTCGGCGGAGGCGCGGGCGTTGTTCCTGCTGGCCGGTCCGGGCACGGCGGTGTCGCCGGAGGTGCGGTCGGCGTTGCGCAAGCTGGTGCGGGCGTTGCCGGACACGTTCCGGGCCGAGGCGGAGGCGGCGGCGAGCGCGGTGGTGGTCGATTCGTCGCGGTGGGGTGAGGCGGATCGGGAGCGGCCGGCGCTGGTGGAGCTGCTGCAGGAGGCGACGGTGCGGCGGCGGAAGGTGCGGCTGGTCTACCAGCGCCGGGGGCAGGAGGCGGGTGAGCGGCTGGTGGACCCGTGGGGCCTGGTCGACAAGGACGATCTTTGGTACCTGATCGCGGGGACCGAGGCCGGGCAGCGGACGTTCCGGCTGGATCGGGTGGCCGAGGCAGTGGTGACCGAGGAGCCCGCGGTGCGGCCCGCGGATTTCGAGCTGGCCGAGGCGTGGCGGCGGGTGGTCGACGAGGTGGAGCGCAAGCGGGCGCTGGTTTCGGCGACGGTGCTGGTGGAGCCGCGGTTCGTGTTCGTGCTGCGGTCGCACTTCGGCAGGCACTGCACGGTGGAGGGCGAGACCGAGGACGGGCGGGCGCGGGTGCGGGTGGCCGCGCCGGCGCCGGTGATGATCGCGCAGCAGCTGGCCGGGTGGGGCGGGCAGCTGGAGGTCGTCGAGTCGGAGCCGGTGCGGGCGGAGCTGGCGCGGATCGGGGCGGAGCTGACCGAACGGTACGGGCGGTGAGCCAGGTGATCAGACGACCCGGTGCCGCCGGTTCCAGAC
Coding sequences within:
- a CDS encoding tyrosine-type recombinase/integrase; translated protein: MRYKIHMRVLDAQQAFFAARRPRKDSPHTTAAYRRDLAGLTSLLAEAAGRAVEELRVEDLTTTSLRTAFGAFADSHAKSSVLRAWSTWNQFLTFCVSDGLLPGNPMGAVARPKTPPLVPKPLRGEDTPEKLLAAATEGVKQGRDPWPERDVLVIALGLVAGLRAAEMRSLSVESLIGRSGEKRLHVQGKGSRDRSIPVQPVMEKIIDDYLASCRRKFPHQRFARSAPLLRDRAGEPIGRGALDYLVKSCYRAAGLQDRVPTGANLHALRHTFATRLAEDGATASEIMALLGHASLATSQNYIEATGREQRAAVASNRTYQALNTSLTE
- a CDS encoding DUF4303 domain-containing protein; the encoded protein is MIPTEADLADALTTAVRAAVTDLFRDNPGHTFYYVTLTTPGEAFGPALSAWSHEALAQRPDAGEVRYSYADSPFSIWGEEHLKPVRDLFAARPEVFDIADEDASEAEFELRLRAMETALRRLSDEGLFGVGDARAGVLVLVEVVPGDEENAARARRLNPPGPALDAWLAA
- a CDS encoding class I SAM-dependent methyltransferase, yielding MDPANAGQSTAWNGDQGAFWVDRADRFDAGVEAYREPFFAAAQIEPASVVLDVGCGTGQTTREAARLATTGRALGVDLSSPMIEQARERSRQVPNAKFLQADAQVHPFPAESFDRVISRHGAMFFGDAAAAFANLARAMRPGGRLVLLTWQPAARNEWMSTFRRIFTGGEEPAASPPDPGRLTEPDMTRELLESAGFADVRITGVERPMFFGRDVDDAAEFVEAQFGWMARERPDLAEVRAELRENMAAHLGEHGVRYASAAWLVEASR
- a CDS encoding class I SAM-dependent methyltransferase, with the translated sequence MTEPSYLTDTRHGYNAIATGYAERFEGVHEIPLVRAMLGAFAELTRDNGPVLDVGSGPGWVTWYLDSLGVKVSGVDLSTSMLQLARETYPGLRFEEGSMTALDQPDHSLAGLVAWYSIIHIGAEDLPAVFAEFRRVLMPGGHLALAFQVGDDTVHHSEGFGHQISLDFRRLRPERIATQLEEAGFAVEAQLVRAPNAQEKVPQAYLLASTSQAADA
- a CDS encoding putative protein N(5)-glutamine methyltransferase, with product MDTEHTLGTVITRLRQAGCVFAEDEARLLTEAARTPAELDDLVTRRVAGLPLEHLLGWAEFHGHRITVEPGVFVPRRRTEHLVDQAAALGGHVVLDLCCGSGAVGVALAAELGETELHAADIDPAAVRCARRNVEPAGGEVHEGDLFAPLPAHLRGRIDLLVVNAPYVPTDAIAMMPPEARDHEPRVALDGGPDGVDIHRRITASAAEWLAPDGHLLIETGAAQAPVTAAAFTAGGLHPRVVHNEELGGTVIVGALR
- a CDS encoding YdeI/OmpD-associated family protein, producing the protein MTTVHATDRNHWRAWLANNCETATEAQLVLHRGPAGLSHAEAVEEALCFGWIDSKSVKRDDHSRYQRFSPRNPDSAWSRVNRERAERLIEQGKMTHHGQALIDHARRTGTWTLLADADNGIIPADLQARFDHEPTAYAHYQAFPPSSQRRILAWILTAKRPETRQRRINRTVELAAANIRANHP
- a CDS encoding VOC family protein produces the protein MLRGLANVSFFADDLDAAKAWYTELFGVEPYFDRMPGYLEFRIGDYQHEFGIVNAAYAPPGARQPQPGGAIVYWHVDDIQAAYDRLLTLGATEYQPITERGPGFVTASVTDPFGNVLGVMFNQHYLDILGEQ
- a CDS encoding helix-turn-helix transcriptional regulator is translated as MRADRLVATLLLMQSRGRVTAAELAGELEVSVATARRDLEALSAAGVPVYPQPGRGGGWSLVGGARTDLSGLTSAEARALFLLAGPGTAVSPEVRSALRKLVRALPDTFRAEAEAAASAVVVDSSRWGEADRERPALVELLQEATVRRRKVRLVYQRRGQEAGERLVDPWGLVDKDDLWYLIAGTEAGQRTFRLDRVAEAVVTEEPAVRPADFELAEAWRRVVDEVERKRALVSATVLVEPRFVFVLRSHFGRHCTVEGETEDGRARVRVAAPAPVMIAQQLAGWGGQLEVVESEPVRAELARIGAELTERYGR